CACAATTACATCCACCTGGTGGAAATAAGAATTTCATCATTCAGTCTTTTTGAGTTGTTTTGAACACAGACCAACACGgtggaaaacataacctcctcaACGAAGGTTGCAAGAATACCATTCTGTGTTGAGCCAGGTAGCAGATGGTCTCCCGGAGGCCGGAGCTGATGAGGTTCGACGTGTAGCCCAAGAAGATGGTGCAGCTACCGTAACAGGGGCAGACGGCCGGGTCTGGCTCTTCCCCGTTCTTAGCCACCACAGGCTGCATGCGCTTCTCGATCTGTGGGGGCAGTTAAGAGAGTATTTTTTAAAGtctaaagacaaaaaaaaaacacgtgacACGGGGCTCAAACTCATGGCCCGGGGACCAACTCTGGCCTGCTGAGTCATTTTACGTGGCCACCACAGTTTCAATGCATAACTGGATCAGCAGTGATCTGAGCTTTGAGAACTTCAGACCACTGTTTTGGGCGTGTTTGTCTGAGTTTTGAATGGAGTAGGTGGGGAACTATAAAGATGCTACGCGCTAAAATAAGCCTCCAAAAATGACAAGGGAGACTGACACACCTGACCTGGTTGAGCTTGACGCTACCATGGCGATGAGGTTTTTAGCTAACCGTTTGGATGAGCACATTCACTTGGATTTGGTCCCAATGATTGTTCATGCCTCATTGAAGTTGTTAGAAACCCAACTCTTATGAAACAATTAAACAAGAGTAATGGGCATACGTGCATATTGTGTCTTCCACCTGACAATTTTTCTTTCATCTTGTTCTCATAGTGACTGCCAAAGTAGAGCAGCTCACATTTAAACAAGACCTTTGACATAAAACTTTGTCCAAGCACATTTATAGAGATTGATAGCTTAGTTTTTTTTGCTGTATCTTAGGTGGCACTGCACATGAGGAGGTTAGAAGAAAGGTCCTGGAACTATACAGTAAAAGCTTAAGACCCCTGAGAGTCTGCACCACTGTGGCTGGAACCAACTTCTATCTGCAGCTATTTGAAACAGTTCTCTCAGCGTCCAGAACATTGTTGTCCGGCGTGATGCACACTCACCATGCTGTTGATCTGCTTGACCGCCAAGCCAAATCGAGTGGCCTGTAATCCAGTGGTGAGGTAGGACCGCAGCAGAGCCTTGTGATCCACACCCTTGTTGAAGTCATAGCCTTTGACCACCGGGGTGCCGTCCGGCATGGGGTCACACACTCTGTAGTTGGGTGTGGAAAAGCCGTGCGAATGACCCGCCATTTTGCCCACTGAAAGAACAGAGAGAGATGGGAGTGAAACACACAGAAGCGGGGGCACAGACCCATCTTTTGGGGTCTAATCTATTCTCATCTACTCTGGTCAAATATAATCTGAAGAGATAATGAACGGCAGTTTTGATACACCAATCACTTTAATTAAAAGAGTTACTGGGCGTGTTGCGTTGACTATGGCCGGGATCCAAACGTCAAACCAGTCTGATAAGAAAACACccgcctcttttttttttttttttttttccagccccAGATGAACCCAAGTCAGGCGTTCTCTTCTGTCAGTTAAAGAGGAGCTGTTTTAATTCTTCTTAAAATGCTTGTTAGGAAAGAAGAAGCACCAGTTAACTCAGGAGTTGCTCATGAGCTTCTTGGACAGGACTTTAAATTCCGATTTTTTCAAGTCACATAAAGGGGTGTAAAACCGCCCGCCCTCTTTATCACCTCAACTGCTCTGCACTGATGCCCTCACTCAACTGCTGCTACCTACCTTCAATATAcacagctttcagtcttcactaaaaaatattaattaaataaataattaattaattatcaTTTAACGCACGCACAGTCTGAATTTTAATTTCTCATGACAAGTCAGAAGTACAGTTAAATTAAATACACAATGCAAAGAAACTTTACTGCCAGCACACCCCGTCGGTTTGTCCTACAAAAGAAGTTTGACTCACGTACCTGACATCCAGTTGGTGTCTGAGAGTTCACAGATATCGACATCActttacaaacacacacctacATATTCAAGTGGGCGGGCTTTAAGACAGATGAGTCAGATGTTGTCCCACAGCCAGATGCTCCTGAGATAAATGTAAGCACCAACAGACCATGAAGAATGTTCTAAAAACCTTTAAGTAACTTCGATGATGGCAGGTAGATGAGCTGAAGTCTacgaacctatgccaggatcctgtttgatcctgttttgctctgcctttaacagattcttccagctctgcttgaagacaagcttcaccagctcgacgtgcctgactccctctgcagatggattacagacttcctgaccagccgaagtcagcatgtgcggctggggacgactgtctccgacactcggaccctcaacatcgggtctcctcagggctgtgttctctctccatggctcttctctctgtacactaactgctgcacctccagccacgagtccgtgaagctgatcaagtttacggatgacaccaccatcatcgggctcatctcagatggagatgagtcggcttacaggagggaggtggagcggctggtgtcctggtgcggccacaacaacctggagctcaatgcccagaaggcaatggagatggtcatagacttcaggagagtcacagtttctctgtcccctctcatgttggctggtttacccattcctattgtagactccttctgcttcctaggaaccaccatcactgaggacctcaaatgggagccaaccatcatgtccctcatcaggaaggcccagctgTTCTttttgaggcagctacgaaagctacgactgccgacaaagttgctggtggagttctacacagccatcatccagtccatcctcacctcctctatcactgtctggtacaacagcgccacctccagggacaagagccgactgtaGCGTAtcatacgttctgctgagaaggtgatcggttgcagcctgccacctgtctcatcctggacatggactgtttgttcctcttccctctggcaggaggctacggtccatccagccATGTGCTTGTATGTATAATTGACTTCCAGCGATATTCAGGAATTAGGAGGGAGAGCATGTCTCCATCATTTGTCTACACCATTCATCATTTACCCAATTCCTTTATTTTACCTATAAAATTATAAAATTCAACTCCATGAAATCTCTTCCAGTGTTAGTTAATGAaacccacagaaaaaaaaatagaactacAGTTTTTGCTAACTGAAATAATTTCATAAGACGGTAAAATCCAGACTCTTACATGGTGTCGATTATTTTTATGACCCATTACCCAATTATCTATGCTAGAATTCCTGATTTTCAGATATTCGACTTGCAGAAATGAAGCTGAGCtgaagggaaaagaaaaacagaagacaCAAGtgtaatagaaaaaaaagttttattttccccTATTCACAAAATTAAATAAGAAATACATCAGATAACGTTCCTCCAGCGCCACAGTTGAGAAAATTGGTACTACAAAGATATTGGATTTGATTGAAGCAAAGTTATGAATTTCAATTCCTACTTGAGGTACTCCTTCGCTCCAAGCACAACATTAACATGCTCCAACGGTCCGCTATAAAACAACGAAAAGAAATTCTTTAAATTAaaagaatacaaataaaacaaaaggaaaaaaaaacttttaaagtCCAAAAATAACTTTGCGCACAGAgcacaaaaaatagaaaagaaaattattaaaataaatcaaatgtaaaaataaaaatttaaaatcaTCTAACTGGCTGAGCCACATCACAGCTGACTGGTCGTGGCCCAAAACTGAGGGCTTTTGAGGGGACACCATCAGGATGCGTTTCTTACTTGGTGTCCTCCCTGTGTTCTCCAGCAGCACCAACATCTGCTTGAAACTTGATTCCATTGCAGTCAGACTCTTTGAATATCAAGGTCTGTTCTCTCAATTCTTGTTGGAAAACTCTACAGACAAACCAGAAAAGCAGCCATCTAATTCATTACTACACCCCTGAGCACCTCAATTGTGACCCCCACATCTGCTGACCCCAAGAACACAGGTAGGACCCTCATTGCAACAGCATGTGAAGGCTGGTGTGAAAGCTTCCTACACAGTACTTGTGGTTTTAAAAATACCACAAGGCTTACAGCCGCAAAAGATTTCAGTACAAACGTCCACTGTGGACAAAACTCGATTGGGGGGGAGCTAACCAAAAGGGAGTCGCTAGATTGAGCTGGGATGGAACAGTCTTCGTCCAGCCTGGTGTATTGCCATAGAGGACCCGAAAGTCGGGGCGAGCGCACTGAACAGCATGCATTGTTCTGGATACCGTGACAGCGATCAAAACAGCAGTGAACAAAAACACCACAATGGCCcgggaacacaaacaaaaggagTTCAAAAATACTGGTGTACGATGCAAAGAGCTACATTGTTTTACCCATGTTAGGAGTCATTTGATATTTTACCATTAATATGCTTACTTTAGCAAGCAATCGACAGTCCTAAAacgtatataaaaaaaaaaaatccattaacAGTGTGTCGCCACTGCATCTTACAGTTGAAGTTCTACATTTCAGACAAAAGTGCAATAATATCAGTATTCTTTCTATGATGCTTTAGCGCTCTCATTGACCTGTAGAGGAAATTTAAGTAGCAGCAGAAGCATTGTCAGTGACGCAGCCTACAGTATTGGGATTGATGCCATGACAGCTTGGTCAAACCGAGGTTCTCTCAGCACAACCTCCACCGTGTCAGCGCTTGGGTACAACGATTACACAGAATGGAAAGGGAACCGAGCAAAGCTCCTGGCGGCCATCGCCAGCCCCCCGCCGCGAGTGACGGTGACGTCAGCAACAGTTATTCACTCCAACATGCAGCACTTCATTGTGATCTTACGTCATGCAATAATTGTACGGTGGTGTGATAAACCTGTGAGCCTGACCTTGAGGAGAACCAAACTCATTTCATACAACTAGAGGGAAATTAAACTCAATCTAATGTacaggtgaaaaacaaaaatatgtgcaCACGAGATGAATTTAGCGGTAAAAGGTGCCAAAAATCAGTGCACGTCTGTGTTACATCGTAAAAGCATGTGTTTAACCGGCAAGCCTTGCTGTGACTAGCCATTGACCAATCACGTAAGCTTTACCTATTAACTGTGAGTTGTGACACTGGAACGCTGGCACATCACGCTGGTTGATATTGAGCCTTAAAATGTACCCTCTCTGCCACGCCCTTGCTACTTTATGTCTGCCGTTGTTGACAGAATGTCTAAAGGGTTGGCGAGGTTGGAACCAGCCGGCGAGCTGGCTTCACCTCACCAAGGATCCCTGCGGTGCTGTTGGTGAAAGTCACTTCAGAGTGTGTTGGATTTAGTGAGGCGTTAAATCCGAGAGGTATACATATATCCCTAGTTTACCCTCCCTCACCACCCACCTCCCACCCTCCCTTACAGAGACACACAGGGCACAGGGAAGCAGGCCCTTTGCTGAGTGGAGGTTCGTGGCGCGTCACATCCCTCCATCTCCCCTTGATCTGGGCGGTGCGTTGAGTTCCCCAGTAACCCATCCCTACGTTAACCTGAAGACACATAAGACGGGGCCTGAGATTAATCGCAGGCTTATTTCATACCTCAGTCGTTCAAAGTCACGTGAACGCTTTCGGGAGAGTGATTCATCATTTGGATCAGAAAATCGTTTTGGGAACAAAGTGTATCATTGTGTATCAATGAGCTGGGATTTTCATCACTTCCAGGATCAGCTGACAAGGCTCTCCAGAGGAGACAAGTTCCACTCACCTACAGGTGTCCTGTCCACTTGTTAGACACCGTAGCACGCCGACAGCCGCTCCTTCAACAAAGGAGGGAATTGCTCGGAGAACTGCTGCCAGTTTTCTTCGCCAACCTGGTCCTTGAAGCCGTGAAGGATCTAACAGGAGGGGAGAACAAAATAAGGGTTAGATACATGTACCTCTCGTTTTCAACAACTGCCATGTAAAGAAACATCACCCACACATGTCAGACCCAAGTAATATCCACACGGTGCATCAGGTTTCGAATGTCTAAATATCTCATCATTGTATGGTATTGATATTAAGGATGAGTTGCGAGCTTTGGATGGCACCCACCTTATAAAACATGTCCCTGAGGTCATCTTTGGGGCTCACCCATGACGCCACAGCAtcacagaagaaaataaaatcctgCAGGGAAACTGCAGGTGAGTGTCTGAAACCAAACCACAGCTCTCAAGTGTACTGCACACCTGAACGACTCCTGCAGGGTTGACACCGATCATGACGCAGATTCCGCGAAAAGCTGAGTCCTTCTCCTCATTGTCTCGAATATTCCTCAGAGAAGTGCACCTGCAAATCAGCGTTGGGCTTGGTCAAGTGAATCCTCCTGGTTGGAGAGGCATTCTGAACACTCACCATGGTCTGATAAAATGCTGAAGCTGCGGTGCCACTTCCTGAGGACAGACATAACCCAGCCTGCCGATTGTAATGGCTGTACAGACAGGGACAAACATTACAACCTGACCCATCAAAACAATGGCAGCTTCTGCTGCGTTTACCTGTGTTTTCCAAAAGGGTCTTGGGTGTATTGGGTCTGTTTATGATCTCAACCAGGTTAGGCAAAACCAAGCCGACGTAGGGCTGCATTTCAGCACCTGCACACAGATGGCCATTATTCATTTGCCTTTTTTCCCCAACCTAAGAACTTTGGCATCACATTAAATCTGCATTGACTTCACTTTCTCAGGAAGTGGGCTTCCTGTCACGTAACTCCTTCAGTTAGACCAAGATTTCAGACCAGAGCCTATGTGCTCACCTGAACAATCTGTTTGCTGCTTGGCAATTGAGCCTGAAAAAAAAGACTCCACTGGTGAATAATCTTGTACTTGGACATGCCATTTGGATGCATGTTAGGCAAGCAAAAATCTGCGCCACCGAGGCAGAATTGCAAGCTATGAAGCATCACATGCCGACATGGCTTTGATATCATTTCACAATTTTTGGATTTGGACCTGAAACGTTAGATCTGGCACTATCGAATGCTTAATCATAACAAGCTAAAATCAACAGGCCAGTTTCACAGCAAAATATCGGGCAATGTTAGTTAACAAATCCCAGGTTTGAAGGAGGCATGTCATAGTCTCAGGGATACAATTAAAGCAGAGATTTAAGGTCTATCCTGCTTTTAACCAGAGCTATTTCAAAGGACACAAAGACTTGACTGTCTTTGAAGAGTCTCCATCTTTATTTCCAGACACCAAGATAACTCTTCTGTCACAAGGTTTGGAGACGAGGGCTGCAATATCTGAATCAGAAAATTAATAGGAACATAATGTATCATTTTTGTCAATGAGCTGGGATTTTCATCACATTCAGATACTGAGCCCCTGCTTTCCTaaaccttatatatatatattgaagacAACAGAAACCTGCTTTCTCACCCATTTGCATTGAAATCTCTCCAATGGCCCAGGTGGCATTGTTGCACACAGAGATGAATTCTGGGTTTAAGTTGAGTCCCAGGATGGGCATGAACTCGGCTGACAGGAGAATGAAAAGATTGTGGTCAAACGAGCTAAGGCAGAAACGTCCTACTTAAGCCTGAATGTATATTTTCCCACGGGCATGTCTGTGCAGCAACTCACCGATGCAAGGCTTCACATGCAGAAAACAGGCCTTAGTCAAATCGCCCAACAGAGCAAAGGAGCTTTGCCTCACTTCAGGCATTGTATCCTAAAATAAGAACATGTTTTTTCTGGTTCAGTAAGACAACACTGTAGCTCATTCAGATCGTGTTGAGTAAGAAAAGCCCACCTGCATGCACTGGAACAGCAGGGTCATGATGTTGGAGCGTGCTACAAGCTGGTCCACATGGCCACCTAAACCTTCAGCCAGACCACTGAGTAGATCCAGGGCTACGATCATAAAGTCTTTGTCTGGAGCTTCATACTGATCCGGATGCTGGTTGTACATctgcagcagaggaaaacaCGCATCAGACTTTTTCAAGAACTCAAAATGACTCATGTTTTGACTGCAGTCTCACCATGGCTTGTGCTAATGTTTTCTGTACTAGGGTGACACAGCGTTGGTAAACAGGCTCACAATAAGGCAGGAATCCACTCTGCAAGGCGGTGGCTACAGATGACAGACACTGGAACAACAAGGTTTAGACATTTACAAATGATTCGTTGGCACATAGCCTATAAAGCACCTTACCTCCAGTAAAGGAAACAGATCCTTGTCTTCGTCTTTGAGCTCATTCCACTTGGCTATGAGTGGGGGCATTAACTTCTGAATGTATTCCTGAATGAGAGTTCATGTTAATGTCAAACCGCTTCAGACGACCGAAAACCTATCAGCACTCATTGTTTGAATTAGCATGGCAATGCTTACAGGCTGATTTAGATGGTGACCCACAGAGTCGGCCAGAGTTCCTATGGCATCATAAAGGATAAGGAGATTCTTGTGCTGATACTTTCCAAAAGCAAAAACCAAAGTGTCCAAAATGAAGCTGAGATATGGCACCAGCTCAGTACAGGCCTCCTCTTCCAAGGTGGCAAATGcactgcaaacaaaaacaatacaataattgcaacaaaagaaaaaaaaaactgatattAAATCGACAAAAAGCTATGGATCAGTGATTTAAGGAACTAGTGTATCATTGCATTTCAATGAGCTGGGTGTTTCATCATGTCCATGTAAACTCAAAGGAGCATCGATGTGGgaagagactcacctgcaggcaGCCTCTTGTACCCTCTTGTTCCCATCCAGAATGCGCTTCAGAAGCTCAGTCATGAGAGGTTTGAGGTAGGAATCCGGGGGCTGGGACACCACCCAATGTGCATAACGACTAAGTGTCCAACAAGCAATCGAGCGTACCAGAGCCTTCttgtcacacaaacactggaTGAGGTGGGGGATGAGCTCCGGCAGGTACGGAACCATACCCTGCATGCAACCTAGAgagtaaaatgttttgttttttaaacaaagtcCAGAAATACAAGACTCAACTGTGGGGTGTGAAGCAAAAGCCAAAGTGCTATTACCTTCTGCGATTGCACCCAAAACCAGAATTCCAGACTCCTTAATAACCCAGTCGGGATGAAAGAGGAGACCTTTCAAAAGTGGCAGGAGGTGAGGCAGAAGCTCATCCCGGAACACGTTTGCAAGCACATCCAACGCTGCTGCGGAACACTTTCCTGAAAGACATTCACCCATTAGCCtgttccaagaaaaaaaaaaaagagggttCCTTAAAATGCAGCAAGTCGATTGTAAACTACTCACTGAGGTTCCAATCTGATAAGGTgtcgtcatcgtcgtcgtcCTCATCATCTTCTGTGTCCTCCCCTTCCTCTCCCTCGAGACCTTCGTGTTGCAGGGTCACAGTTCGGGATTTATGGAAACGAGGCTTGATGTCCTGATCGCTGTCTGGAACGGCTTCGTCTTCCTCCACATCACCCTGTCACAATGTGAGGAATATTTGAACACTCACACAGGACCTATATCACCATCATTGGCAAACGGGTAGGATTGATAATACTGGTTTAATTCCACTAAACCAATTTACCTTTAACAGAATGATGTCAATCTCTGAATACCTCATTCCATTCACCAAGATGGGGATCAGTCTGTTGAAAGACAtttaataaaagtaaataaaagcagacaaaaTAAGGGGGCTCAGAAGACACCTTTTAAAGAATGTACGTTCTTAGGAAAAAGAAATCCTTATGATGACTGCAGCATGTCTGACTTACTGAGCCAAGTGTCCAGACAACATCTCCTTGCAGATCGGCTGTTCTGCTAAAGTAAGCCAGAATTCGCAGGCCTCCAAAGCTACATTCTCATCTGGATCTTGAGTTCTTTGAAGCATGTActgcaaacattaaaaatacaaaaaatgattATCATGAacgagacaaaaacaaacatctcagCTTTTCGTACTGGATCAGAAAGAATAGGAACATTAAGTATCATTTTACATCAATGAGCTGGGTGTTTCATCAAGTCCAGACGGAATATGAATCCAACTACGCGGCTTACTGCATCATACCTGAATAATGCTGTGCATGTGGGGGATGAGACGGTCTACACGGACTTCCAGTAACATGACTAAGGCTCGGCACACATTTTTACGGACCTCAGAGTCCTCATCAGCTGCCAGCGCAAACAGGCTCTagacagatggaaggaaatTGATAggcagggaggaggggggaaaaaagatttTATTCAAGGTGTGATCGCTAACAGACTTCAGCAAACTGAAGCAGGCATTTCAACTCAAAACAAAGGTTCTGCCAGACTGATTTTACCTCTATGAAAGTGTCAATGTTGTCCATGAGAGCCTGTGCTCGTCCAATGATGAACTGATTCACACATGCAATGGCATGGGACCTAGGGGTGTATCAGGGAGAAAGAACAGGTCagtcataataataaatgaaatatatatatatatatatatatatatatatatatatacacacacacacacaccagtaaGGAAAATATGGTACTCTGAACACTAACAGCTAACATTTAGTTTGAGAAAACTACATGGACATAGAAATGAAATTAATGCCAtgttcaggtaaaaaaaaataattagtcAAATTTGTTACATACCTAATTTTGGGGCTGCAGTGCTTGAAGAATTGGAGGAATTTGGGGATCATAATATTGAGTGGTCTGTTCAACGCATCACTGTCCAGCAGCTCTGACGAATCCTCACAGATTTTCTGCAGTGCTCCAAACGAGCCCTGAGACACGGACATACACAGAGAAGCTGTCAAATCAAACGCAAACATACAAGGACacaagagagagaaacaaaactACATCAGATATTTTAGTTCGTCTGCAGGCAATTGGGGTGCCACATCACATTCATCACGACAGGACTCTTTTgcatcatttacattttcagctgAAACGCCGACCAAAACTCCAATGAATCCACTGCCAAATATGGGTTTCTGATTTGACAGGTGTGGTCTTCAGATCAGACAGTATGAATACAAAAACCCTCAGAAGTCAGGAGGTTTTGATGCATCATCTCCAAAGCCCACATTCTACTTTTACCATTTCATCCCGTACACATGATTGACAGTTCCATAAGTGAGAATGTAAGATGACAAACCTCACACGTGTTGTAGTCCTCAGAGTTGAGCAGATTGCAGAGCTGAGGCAAGAGCTCTGGCCACGTTTGTAGCTCTCCCTTTGACGCAATAGTTGTTATCAGGATGCCTTTAAGTGAGATACAGGCAGACCTTGTAAGCAAAGTAACTCAAAAACGTCTTGTCAATGTACTATGAATTAGGTTTCTGGATCAGACAGTATGAATACAAACACCTTCACTGGCAGTCAGACGTTATTATGCATCATCtcagaagccaaaaaaaaaaaaaacaaaaaaaaaaaaacagtatttagGAGCACGGAATCTCACCGATTGTGGCTCGAATGAGTGGTGAGGGATCTCCGATGTTATTGAGACATTCCTGCTTTATGAAGTCGGCAACTTGAGAAGGAAAGTTCTGGTAGTGGGCCTTCACATTGTTCTTCAGTATCAGGCCACTGAGTGAACGGGTCGGTTCATCTGTCGCAATGAACAAGTGTCAAGAATTTTCAGGGCTTAAATAGGCCCACACTTAATGACCGCAAGTGTCCACAACACTAGTTACATACCTTCAGATTTTAGCCGTGTGAGTACGAAGATGAGAAAGTTGTTGAAGTCCGGAAACTGGTTGAGTTGTTCAAGTTTCTAGAGGAGCAGTTAAGGACAATTTCCACACCTCGAGCTTCACTGCTGCTGATTGATAGCCCTTCAATGCCAATTAACTTGACTTTCATCAACAGATCATTTCACAGATCAAATTTCACAGTCTTTCACCATCTGACTAGGCTAGACCAAAACCAATAAAACTTTACACAGCCAGGTTTCTGTTCTTCAACTTGGTATTGGGCGACCGCAATATTGTGGTGATTGGTAACACTGCAGTACAACGGAAATAAGCAGTTCTTGATAAATAAAAGTAGGATACTTGTTGTACTGCTctctgtgtgactgtgttgGGTGACTGAGAGTCTTTGAGCAGTTGAAGGACTTGCTGCAGTCCCTGCTCATCTGGCTGCCACTCCATCCTGTGAAGTACACAAAACATTGTTGGAACACATACAAACTGGGTGTGGTCAAAGATTAAAATGACTTTGTCGCCTCCTAACGGGACTAAAACAGTAGTGCTAAAACAACAGaaaattcaagttttttttttttgagaattaAACAACTGGAATCTTCATTCTATATTTGAATCACATTTGCAGTGGCAGTAAGCACGTCCTTGTTCTCCTGTATAGTGCTAAAGGCCGAAACACCCTATGACCCAGAGGAACACTACCGATGATGCGTACCCATAAATTTTATCCCTTCTTCAAGCATACCATCCTCCAGTCACCGACAACTCCACCAATTGCATGTGCTTGCACAAGAATAACATCTCATTCTGTGTTTTATGGAATCTGAATCACATATGAAGAGGCAGGAGAGACTGTAACCCTGAGATTTGGGTTCTGTTTAACAATTTGGCCACATTCATGATCAAGCTTTCAAACTGCTCTAACTTGAAGTAAAAGTAGAACACTCACGCACAAGAGCTGCAACGATCAGTCAATTGTAATCCACTATTAAAACTTTCGTTTCACTGCAACATTGGAAACAGGACTTTCAAAGCCATATATtgtgaaattcaaatgtttcaaaataacatttggCCCCATAAAATGGTGCAACAAAACATATCCTAAATTGTAGTTAGTAAAGTTGGCAGCTTTAGACAAGTCCATATCTTGGATCAGTGCTACATATGAAGGTATGGGAAACAaatctttttaaaacacacgAAACTTTCAGAgcaatattaaaaaagaaacataaaccCA
The genomic region above belongs to Synchiropus splendidus isolate RoL2022-P1 chromosome 19, RoL_Sspl_1.0, whole genome shotgun sequence and contains:
- the LOC128751332 gene encoding transportin-2-like; the protein is MEWQPDEQGLQQVLQLLKDSQSPNTVTQRAVQQKLEQLNQFPDFNNFLIFVLTRLKSEDEPTRSLSGLILKNNVKAHYQNFPSQVADFIKQECLNNIGDPSPLIRATIGILITTIASKGELQTWPELLPQLCNLLNSEDYNTCEGSFGALQKICEDSSELLDSDALNRPLNIMIPKFLQFFKHCSPKIRSHAIACVNQFIIGRAQALMDNIDTFIESLFALAADEDSEVRKNVCRALVMLLEVRVDRLIPHMHSIIQYMLQRTQDPDENVALEACEFWLTLAEQPICKEMLSGHLAQLIPILVNGMRYSEIDIILLKGDVEEDEAVPDSDQDIKPRFHKSRTVTLQHEGLEGEEGEDTEDDEDDDDDDTLSDWNLRKCSAAALDVLANVFRDELLPHLLPLLKGLLFHPDWVIKESGILVLGAIAEGCMQGMVPYLPELIPHLIQCLCDKKALVRSIACWTLSRYAHWVVSQPPDSYLKPLMTELLKRILDGNKRVQEAACSAFATLEEEACTELVPYLSFILDTLVFAFGKYQHKNLLILYDAIGTLADSVGHHLNQPEYIQKLMPPLIAKWNELKDEDKDLFPLLECLSSVATALQSGFLPYCEPVYQRCVTLVQKTLAQAMMYNQHPDQYEAPDKDFMIVALDLLSGLAEGLGGHVDQLVARSNIMTLLFQCMQDTMPEVRQSSFALLGDLTKACFLHVKPCIAEFMPILGLNLNPEFISVCNNATWAIGEISMQMGAEMQPYVGLVLPNLVEIINRPNTPKTLLENTAITIGRLGYVCPQEVAPQLQHFIRPWCTSLRNIRDNEEKDSAFRGICVMIGVNPAGVVQDFIFFCDAVASWVSPKDDLRDMFYKILHGFKDQVGEENWQQFSEQFPPLLKERLSACYGV
- the LOC128751361 gene encoding deoxyhypusine synthase-like translates to MAGHSHGFSTPNYRVCDPMPDGTPVVKGYDFNKGVDHKALLRSYLTTGLQATRFGLAVKQINSMIEKRMQPVVAKNGEEPDPAVCPCYGSCTIFLGYTSNLISSGLRETICYLAQHRMVDVIVTTAGGIEEDLIKCMAPSYIGDFQMPGKYLYKKGHNR